From a single Arachis hypogaea cultivar Tifrunner chromosome 3, arahy.Tifrunner.gnm2.J5K5, whole genome shotgun sequence genomic region:
- the LOC112789153 gene encoding kinesin-like protein KIN-7D, mitochondrial isoform X2, whose product MASSSRARSSSPFSHRKLSNTPYYSPASSTSSSFMNGKLMPRSCSSSASSFFNSGAGLGGRSATPSHGFSESNYYDAMCPSPVEFGMEDEAIAEPLDSSTSRDSISVTIRFRPLSEREYQRGDEIAWYADGDKIVRNEYHPATAYAFDRVFGPHTSTDEVYEVAAKPVVRAAMEGVNGTVFAYGVTSSGKTHTMHGDQDFPGIIPLAIKDVFSIIQDTPGREFLLRVSYLEIYNEVINDLLDPTGQNLRVREDAQGTYVEGIKEEVVLSPGHALSFIAAGEEHRHVGSNNFNLFSSRSHTIFTLMIESSAHGDEYDGVIFSQLNLIDLAGSESSKTETTGLRRKEGSYINKSLLTLGTVIGKLSEGKASHVPYRDSKLTRLLQSSLSGHGHVSLICTVTPASSNMEETHNTLKFASRAKRVEIYASRNKIIDEKSLIKKYQREISILKQELDQLRKGILVGVNPEEIMSLKQQLEEGQVKMQSRLEEEEEAKVALMSRIQRLTKLILVSSKNSIPGYLTDVPSHQRSLSLGEDDKFDTLVDGSLLIENENKKEGSTMSSELPYDVRHRRSSSKWNDELSPTSSIITESTQAGELITRARLPAGGVTMSDQVDLLVEQVKLLAGDIAFSTSTLKRLMEQSLNDPENSKQQIENLEQDIQEKKKQMKLLEQRIIESGESSVASSSLVEMQQTITRLMTQCNEKEFELEIKSADNRVLQEQLNDKCSEISELQEKVKFLEEQLATFSSGTTLGFNDQHPLEENIDELKRKIKSQEIENENLKLEQVHLSEENSGLHVQNQKLSEEACYAKELASAAAVELKTLAGEVTKLSLQNAKLEKELMAARELANTRSAFVPTANGVNRKHNDVRSGRKGRTSSRASLDEFGSWSLDFEDLKMELQARKQREAVLEAALAEKEFVEDEYRKRVEEAKNREAALENDLANMWVLVAKLKKEGGCVSETNIDEKNSAGESHMNDFMNNGNETNIVLMEQNGDFSKPENEIPNEEPSVAHLKSRMQEMKEKELKHLSNGDANSHTCKVCFESSTAAILLPCRHFCLCKSCSLACSECPICRTNIEDRLFAFTS is encoded by the exons ATGGCATCGTCCTCACGAGCAAGGAGCAGCTCGCCATTCTCGCACCGCAAACTCTCAAACACTCCTTATTACTCCCCTGCCTCTTccacttcttcttccttcatGAACGGTAAGTTGATGCCTCGCTCGTGCTCTTCTTCTGCCTCATCGTTCTTCAACTCCGGAGCCGGACTCGGTGGCCGATCTGCCACTCCGAGTCACGGTTTCAGCGAGTCAAACTACTACGACGCGATGTGTCCTTCGCCGGTGGAGTTCGGAATGGAGGACGAGGCGATCGCGGAGCCTCTGGATTCGTCGACCTCTCGGGACAGCATTTCGGTGACGATTCGGTTCAGACCGTTGAG TGAAAGAGAGTACCAGAGAGGGGATGAGATCGCGTGGTATGCGGATGGTGATAAGATCGTGAGGAATGAGTATCATCCAGCTACTGCATATGCATTCG ATAGAGTGTTTGGACCGCACACAAGTACTGATGAGGTGTATGAAGTAGCAGCCAAACCTGTGGTGAGGGCTGCCATGGAAGGCGTTAACG GAACCGTGTTTGCCTACGGTGTGACAAGTAGTGGCAAGACACATACTATGCAT GGAGACCAAGATTTTCCTGGTATTATACCATTGGCTATAAAAGACGTTTTCAGCATAATACAAGAT ACTCCAGGAAGAGAGTTTTTACTCCGAGTTTCATATCTGGAAATATACAATGAG GTGATAAATGACTTGCTTGACCCAACTGGCCAAAATTTGCGTGTTAGAGAAGATGCACAG GGTACTTATGTGGAGGGTATAAAGGAAGAAGTTGTTTTATCGCCAGGACATGCCCTTTCTTTTATTGCTGCTGGAGAAG AGCATCGTCATGTTGGGTCAAACAATTTTAATCTGTTCAGCAGCCGAAGTCATACGATTTTTACACTT ATGATTGAAAGCAGTGCCCATggtgatgaatatgatggagtgATCTTCTCTCAGCTT AACTTGATTGATCTTGCTGGATCAGAGAGCTCAAAAACTGAAACAACTGGactaagaagaaaagaaggatctTACATAAACAAAAGTCTTCTGACACTTGGAACT GTTATAGGAAAATTAAGTGAGGGGAAAGCATCTCATGTTCCATATCGAGACTCAAAGCTTACCCGCCTCCTGCAGTCTTCACTAAGTGGGCATGGCCATGTTTCA CTTATATGCACAGTAACTCCAGCATCGAGTAACATGGAGGAAACTCATAACACCTTGAAGTTTGCCAGCAGGGCGAAGCGTGTAGAAATATATGCCTCACGTAATAAG ATCATTGATGAAAAATCTCTAATTAAGAAATACCAAAGAGAAATTTCAATCCTCAAACAAGAACTTGATCAGCTAAGGAAGGGCATTCTTGTCGGTGTCAACCCCGAGGAGATTATGAGCTTAAAGCAGCAG TTGGAAGAAGGTCAAGTGAAAATGCAATCAagattggaagaagaggaagaagctaAGGTTGCTCTTATGAGTAGGATCCAGAGGCTAACCAAGCTTATTCTGGTTTCATCAAAGAATTCTATTCCTGGTTATCTAACTGATGTTCCTAGCCACCAGCGAAGCCTCTCTCTTGGTGAGGATGAT AAATTTGATACCCTTGTTGATGGATCTCTTTTGATtgaaaatgagaataaaaaagagGGTTCCACAATGTCATCTGAACTGCCTTACGATGTTAGACATAGAAGATCATCAAGTAAATGGAACGATGAACTCTCCCCAACTAGCAGTATTATTACTGAATCAACACAAGCTGGTGAACTGATCACCAGAGCAAGGCTCCCAGCG GGAGGGGTGACGATGTCCGATCAGGTTGATCTTCTTGTCGAGCAAGTAAAGTTGCTTGCTGGAGATATTGCTTTCAGTACAAGCACTCTGAAGCGCTTGATGGAGCAATCTTTAAATGACCCAGAAAACTCCAAACAACAG ATTGAGAATTTGGAACAAGATATCcaagaaaaaaagaagcaaatGAAACTTTTAGAACAAAGAATAATAGAGAGTGGTGAATCTTCTGTCGCTAGCTCATCGCTGGTTGAAATGCAGCAG ACAATCACAAGATTAATGACTCAATGTAATGAAAAGGAGTTTGAGCTGGAA ATAAAATCTGCGGACAACCGTGTCCTTCAAGAACAATTAAATGACAAG TGTTCTGAAATTAGTGAATTGCAAGAAAAGGTCAAGTTCCTAGAGGAGCAACTTGCAACATTTAGTAGTGGCACTACATTGGGGTTTAACGATCAACATCCCTTGGAAGAAAACATTGACgagttgaaaagaaaaataaaatcacag gAGATTGAGAATGAAAACTTGAAGCTGGAGCAAGTGCATCTGTCAGAAGAGAATAGTGGGTTGCACGTGCAGAACCAAAAACTCTCAGAAGAGGCTTGTTATGCCAAAGAACTGGCCTCTGCAGCTGCTGTGGAACTGAAGACTTTGGCAGGGGAAGTGACAAAACTTTCATTGCAGAATGCTAAGTTGGAAAAAGAATTGATGGCTGCTCGAGAGTTGGCCAACACTCGAAGTGCTTTTGTGCCAACTGCTAATGGTGTTAATCGCAAGCACAATGATGTAAGGTCTGGAAGGAAGGGAAGAACTTCCAGCAGAGCTAGTCTGGACGAGTTTGGATCATGGAGTCTTGATTTTGAGGATCTGAAGATGGAACTGCAGGCTAGGAAACAAAGAGAGGCAGTTCTTGAGGCCGCATTAGCTGAAAAGGAATTTGTGGAAGATGAGTACAGGAAAAGGGTCGAAGAGGCCAAGAACAGAGAAGCTGCCTTAGAGAATGATTTAGCAAATATGTGGGTGCTTGTTGCTAAGCTAAAAAAAGAAGGCGGTTGTGTCTCAGAAACAAACATTGATGAAAAAAATAGTGCTGGGGAATCACATATGAATGATTTTATGAATAATGGCAATGAAACTAATATTGTCCTCATGGAGCAGAATGGGGATTT
- the LOC112789153 gene encoding kinesin-like protein KIN-7D, mitochondrial isoform X1 yields the protein MASSSRARSSSPFSHRKLSNTPYYSPASSTSSSFMNGKLMPRSCSSSASSFFNSGAGLGGRSATPSHGFSESNYYDAMCPSPVEFGMEDEAIAEPLDSSTSRDSISVTIRFRPLSEREYQRGDEIAWYADGDKIVRNEYHPATAYAFDRVFGPHTSTDEVYEVAAKPVVRAAMEGVNGTVFAYGVTSSGKTHTMHGDQDFPGIIPLAIKDVFSIIQDTPGREFLLRVSYLEIYNEVINDLLDPTGQNLRVREDAQGTYVEGIKEEVVLSPGHALSFIAAGEEHRHVGSNNFNLFSSRSHTIFTLMIESSAHGDEYDGVIFSQLNLIDLAGSESSKTETTGLRRKEGSYINKSLLTLGTVIGKLSEGKASHVPYRDSKLTRLLQSSLSGHGHVSLICTVTPASSNMEETHNTLKFASRAKRVEIYASRNKIIDEKSLIKKYQREISILKQELDQLRKGILVGVNPEEIMSLKQQLEEGQVKMQSRLEEEEEAKVALMSRIQRLTKLILVSSKNSIPGYLTDVPSHQRSLSLGEDDKFDTLVDGSLLIENENKKEGSTMSSELPYDVRHRRSSSKWNDELSPTSSIITESTQAGELITRARLPAGGVTMSDQVDLLVEQVKLLAGDIAFSTSTLKRLMEQSLNDPENSKQQIENLEQDIQEKKKQMKLLEQRIIESGESSVASSSLVEMQQQTITRLMTQCNEKEFELEIKSADNRVLQEQLNDKCSEISELQEKVKFLEEQLATFSSGTTLGFNDQHPLEENIDELKRKIKSQEIENENLKLEQVHLSEENSGLHVQNQKLSEEACYAKELASAAAVELKTLAGEVTKLSLQNAKLEKELMAARELANTRSAFVPTANGVNRKHNDVRSGRKGRTSSRASLDEFGSWSLDFEDLKMELQARKQREAVLEAALAEKEFVEDEYRKRVEEAKNREAALENDLANMWVLVAKLKKEGGCVSETNIDEKNSAGESHMNDFMNNGNETNIVLMEQNGDFSKPENEIPNEEPSVAHLKSRMQEMKEKELKHLSNGDANSHTCKVCFESSTAAILLPCRHFCLCKSCSLACSECPICRTNIEDRLFAFTS from the exons ATGGCATCGTCCTCACGAGCAAGGAGCAGCTCGCCATTCTCGCACCGCAAACTCTCAAACACTCCTTATTACTCCCCTGCCTCTTccacttcttcttccttcatGAACGGTAAGTTGATGCCTCGCTCGTGCTCTTCTTCTGCCTCATCGTTCTTCAACTCCGGAGCCGGACTCGGTGGCCGATCTGCCACTCCGAGTCACGGTTTCAGCGAGTCAAACTACTACGACGCGATGTGTCCTTCGCCGGTGGAGTTCGGAATGGAGGACGAGGCGATCGCGGAGCCTCTGGATTCGTCGACCTCTCGGGACAGCATTTCGGTGACGATTCGGTTCAGACCGTTGAG TGAAAGAGAGTACCAGAGAGGGGATGAGATCGCGTGGTATGCGGATGGTGATAAGATCGTGAGGAATGAGTATCATCCAGCTACTGCATATGCATTCG ATAGAGTGTTTGGACCGCACACAAGTACTGATGAGGTGTATGAAGTAGCAGCCAAACCTGTGGTGAGGGCTGCCATGGAAGGCGTTAACG GAACCGTGTTTGCCTACGGTGTGACAAGTAGTGGCAAGACACATACTATGCAT GGAGACCAAGATTTTCCTGGTATTATACCATTGGCTATAAAAGACGTTTTCAGCATAATACAAGAT ACTCCAGGAAGAGAGTTTTTACTCCGAGTTTCATATCTGGAAATATACAATGAG GTGATAAATGACTTGCTTGACCCAACTGGCCAAAATTTGCGTGTTAGAGAAGATGCACAG GGTACTTATGTGGAGGGTATAAAGGAAGAAGTTGTTTTATCGCCAGGACATGCCCTTTCTTTTATTGCTGCTGGAGAAG AGCATCGTCATGTTGGGTCAAACAATTTTAATCTGTTCAGCAGCCGAAGTCATACGATTTTTACACTT ATGATTGAAAGCAGTGCCCATggtgatgaatatgatggagtgATCTTCTCTCAGCTT AACTTGATTGATCTTGCTGGATCAGAGAGCTCAAAAACTGAAACAACTGGactaagaagaaaagaaggatctTACATAAACAAAAGTCTTCTGACACTTGGAACT GTTATAGGAAAATTAAGTGAGGGGAAAGCATCTCATGTTCCATATCGAGACTCAAAGCTTACCCGCCTCCTGCAGTCTTCACTAAGTGGGCATGGCCATGTTTCA CTTATATGCACAGTAACTCCAGCATCGAGTAACATGGAGGAAACTCATAACACCTTGAAGTTTGCCAGCAGGGCGAAGCGTGTAGAAATATATGCCTCACGTAATAAG ATCATTGATGAAAAATCTCTAATTAAGAAATACCAAAGAGAAATTTCAATCCTCAAACAAGAACTTGATCAGCTAAGGAAGGGCATTCTTGTCGGTGTCAACCCCGAGGAGATTATGAGCTTAAAGCAGCAG TTGGAAGAAGGTCAAGTGAAAATGCAATCAagattggaagaagaggaagaagctaAGGTTGCTCTTATGAGTAGGATCCAGAGGCTAACCAAGCTTATTCTGGTTTCATCAAAGAATTCTATTCCTGGTTATCTAACTGATGTTCCTAGCCACCAGCGAAGCCTCTCTCTTGGTGAGGATGAT AAATTTGATACCCTTGTTGATGGATCTCTTTTGATtgaaaatgagaataaaaaagagGGTTCCACAATGTCATCTGAACTGCCTTACGATGTTAGACATAGAAGATCATCAAGTAAATGGAACGATGAACTCTCCCCAACTAGCAGTATTATTACTGAATCAACACAAGCTGGTGAACTGATCACCAGAGCAAGGCTCCCAGCG GGAGGGGTGACGATGTCCGATCAGGTTGATCTTCTTGTCGAGCAAGTAAAGTTGCTTGCTGGAGATATTGCTTTCAGTACAAGCACTCTGAAGCGCTTGATGGAGCAATCTTTAAATGACCCAGAAAACTCCAAACAACAG ATTGAGAATTTGGAACAAGATATCcaagaaaaaaagaagcaaatGAAACTTTTAGAACAAAGAATAATAGAGAGTGGTGAATCTTCTGTCGCTAGCTCATCGCTGGTTGAAATGCAGCAG CAGACAATCACAAGATTAATGACTCAATGTAATGAAAAGGAGTTTGAGCTGGAA ATAAAATCTGCGGACAACCGTGTCCTTCAAGAACAATTAAATGACAAG TGTTCTGAAATTAGTGAATTGCAAGAAAAGGTCAAGTTCCTAGAGGAGCAACTTGCAACATTTAGTAGTGGCACTACATTGGGGTTTAACGATCAACATCCCTTGGAAGAAAACATTGACgagttgaaaagaaaaataaaatcacag gAGATTGAGAATGAAAACTTGAAGCTGGAGCAAGTGCATCTGTCAGAAGAGAATAGTGGGTTGCACGTGCAGAACCAAAAACTCTCAGAAGAGGCTTGTTATGCCAAAGAACTGGCCTCTGCAGCTGCTGTGGAACTGAAGACTTTGGCAGGGGAAGTGACAAAACTTTCATTGCAGAATGCTAAGTTGGAAAAAGAATTGATGGCTGCTCGAGAGTTGGCCAACACTCGAAGTGCTTTTGTGCCAACTGCTAATGGTGTTAATCGCAAGCACAATGATGTAAGGTCTGGAAGGAAGGGAAGAACTTCCAGCAGAGCTAGTCTGGACGAGTTTGGATCATGGAGTCTTGATTTTGAGGATCTGAAGATGGAACTGCAGGCTAGGAAACAAAGAGAGGCAGTTCTTGAGGCCGCATTAGCTGAAAAGGAATTTGTGGAAGATGAGTACAGGAAAAGGGTCGAAGAGGCCAAGAACAGAGAAGCTGCCTTAGAGAATGATTTAGCAAATATGTGGGTGCTTGTTGCTAAGCTAAAAAAAGAAGGCGGTTGTGTCTCAGAAACAAACATTGATGAAAAAAATAGTGCTGGGGAATCACATATGAATGATTTTATGAATAATGGCAATGAAACTAATATTGTCCTCATGGAGCAGAATGGGGATTT